One genomic segment of Microcella indica includes these proteins:
- a CDS encoding heavy metal translocating P-type ATPase: protein MRRLVAAARRYPLVGLAVLVGAVGLALLAADLEPIARWGVSIFALGVALKEGVGMVRSLLSGQFGLDVLAIMAIVSTVVVGEYWASLVIVIMLAGGEALEDVAAGRAQRELRSLLGKVPQQAHRLSAEGDVEDVAVDDVSPGDRLLVRPSEVVPVDGELASAAATFDESSLTGESMPVERQRGDAVLSGSLAGADAVEIVATARAADSQYQRIVALVEEASQSRAPIVRLADRYALPFTIVSLVIAGVAWALSGDPVRFAEVLVVATPCPLLIAAPVAFMGGMSSAAKHGIVVKNAAALERLARTRTVAFDKTGTLTQGHPQVVAVHPAGGIDEDDLLRLVGSAERYSSHVLAAALVEAATDRGLALGSSEDAREVATHGVTATVDGLAVVVGKPAFVAEHAVGVERRELPSGESAVYVAVDGEFAGTVVLRDEVRADAAATLRVLGELGIRRTLMVTGDVEATARPIAAGLGIDELHAECLPEDKVRIVRELQPRPVVMVGDGVNDAPVLAVSDVGIAMGARGSTAASESADVVIMLDDVARVARAVSIGQRTVRVALQSIWMGIIISVGLMLVAAFGFLPAIAGAALQEVVDLVAILGALRAVRAGEARLPGLDRAGGMRTGPASEDARPVEAPSRGSAPGGVTR, encoded by the coding sequence ATGCGGAGACTTGTCGCGGCGGCACGGCGCTACCCCCTCGTCGGGCTCGCGGTGCTCGTCGGCGCCGTGGGGCTCGCGCTCCTCGCCGCCGACCTCGAGCCGATCGCCCGCTGGGGAGTGTCGATCTTCGCTCTCGGGGTCGCCCTCAAAGAGGGCGTCGGCATGGTGCGCAGCCTGCTCTCCGGACAGTTCGGGCTCGATGTGCTCGCGATCATGGCCATCGTGAGCACCGTCGTCGTGGGCGAGTACTGGGCGAGCCTCGTGATCGTGATCATGCTCGCCGGCGGCGAGGCGCTCGAGGATGTCGCGGCGGGCCGTGCGCAGCGCGAGCTGCGATCGTTGCTGGGTAAGGTGCCGCAGCAGGCTCACCGCCTCTCCGCCGAGGGCGACGTCGAGGATGTCGCGGTCGACGACGTCTCACCGGGCGATCGTCTACTCGTGCGCCCCTCCGAGGTCGTTCCCGTCGATGGCGAGCTCGCGAGTGCCGCCGCGACCTTCGACGAGTCCTCTCTCACGGGGGAGAGCATGCCCGTCGAGCGGCAGCGCGGCGACGCCGTGCTCAGCGGCTCGCTCGCCGGGGCCGACGCGGTCGAGATCGTGGCAACGGCACGCGCCGCCGACAGCCAGTACCAGCGCATCGTCGCGCTCGTGGAGGAGGCCTCCCAGTCGCGCGCCCCCATCGTGCGCCTCGCTGACCGCTACGCGCTGCCCTTCACGATCGTGTCGCTCGTCATCGCGGGCGTCGCCTGGGCGCTCAGCGGCGACCCCGTGCGCTTCGCCGAAGTGCTCGTCGTCGCGACGCCGTGCCCGCTGCTCATCGCCGCGCCCGTCGCGTTCATGGGCGGCATGTCGAGTGCTGCCAAGCACGGCATCGTCGTCAAGAATGCTGCCGCGCTCGAGCGGCTCGCGCGCACACGCACGGTCGCCTTCGACAAGACGGGCACTCTCACGCAGGGGCATCCGCAGGTCGTCGCTGTGCACCCGGCCGGTGGTATCGATGAGGATGACCTACTACGGCTCGTCGGCTCGGCCGAGCGGTACTCCTCCCATGTGCTCGCCGCAGCTCTCGTCGAGGCCGCGACCGACCGCGGCCTGGCCCTCGGCAGCTCGGAGGATGCGCGCGAGGTCGCCACGCACGGCGTCACCGCGACCGTCGACGGCCTCGCTGTCGTCGTGGGCAAGCCGGCCTTCGTGGCCGAGCACGCCGTCGGCGTGGAGCGGCGAGAGCTGCCGAGCGGCGAGTCCGCCGTCTACGTGGCGGTCGATGGAGAGTTCGCGGGCACGGTCGTGCTGCGCGACGAAGTGCGGGCGGATGCCGCGGCGACGCTGCGCGTGCTGGGCGAGCTGGGCATCCGGCGCACCCTCATGGTGACGGGCGACGTCGAAGCGACCGCGCGCCCCATCGCCGCCGGTCTCGGCATCGACGAGCTGCACGCGGAGTGCCTCCCGGAGGACAAGGTGCGCATCGTGCGCGAGCTCCAGCCGCGTCCGGTCGTCATGGTGGGCGACGGCGTCAACGACGCGCCTGTTCTCGCGGTCTCGGATGTCGGCATCGCGATGGGTGCGCGCGGCTCGACGGCCGCCTCCGAGTCGGCCGACGTCGTCATCATGCTCGACGACGTCGCCCGCGTCGCCCGCGCCGTGAGCATCGGGCAGCGCACTGTGCGCGTCGCCTTGCAAAGCATCTGGATGGGCATCATCATCTCGGTCGGGCTCATGCTCGTCGCCGCGTTCGGGTTCCTGCCCGCGATCGCCGGCGCGGCCCTACAGGAGGTCGTCGACCTCGTGGCGATCCTCGGCGCCCTGCGCGCCGTGCGCGCGGGGGAGGCGCGGCTGCCGGGGCTCGATCGGGCCGGAGGCATGAGAACGGGCCCCGCATCCGAGGATGCGAGGCCCGTCGAGGCACCCTCCCGCGGGAGCGCGCCCGGAGGCGTCACCCGCTAG
- a CDS encoding Hsp20/alpha crystallin family protein, giving the protein MTMFFDPFRELDRVASSMLDQRQSPRLMPMDLFRDGDHYVLTADLPGVDPGTVDVDVDGQLLTIRAERSARTEEGVQWLARERGTGSYLRQLTLGKDIDTENISAHYENGVLSVMIPVAEKAKPRKIEIAMAGDRKKVSA; this is encoded by the coding sequence ATGACGATGTTCTTCGACCCGTTCCGCGAGCTCGACCGCGTTGCCTCGAGCATGCTCGACCAGCGCCAGAGCCCGCGCCTCATGCCCATGGACCTGTTCCGCGACGGCGACCACTACGTGCTCACCGCCGACCTCCCTGGTGTCGACCCCGGCACGGTCGATGTGGACGTGGATGGCCAGCTGCTCACGATCCGCGCTGAGCGCTCGGCCCGCACCGAAGAGGGCGTCCAGTGGCTCGCCCGCGAGCGCGGCACCGGCAGCTACCTGCGCCAGCTCACCCTCGGCAAAGACATCGACACCGAGAACATCTCGGCCCACTACGAGAACGGCGTGCTGAGCGTCATGATCCCCGTGGCCGAGAAGGCGAAGCCGCGCAAAATCGAGATTGCGATGGCCGGCGACCGCAAGAAGGTCTCCGCCTAG
- a CDS encoding FAD-dependent oxidoreductase, with the protein MRATIDAVTGRVSMYRLATASLVVVLALGVVLAFLDIIGPDPYAILGTAGVVLVATLGANEVAARLARVVPHRESSVITALIIVCLVPPSLATMALVGAAAAGIIAALSKYLIVWRGRHLLNPAATGVLVASLAGLTIGAWWIATPAMLPVVALGALLLLDRTRRLDVGLVAIVLTVAIIGTRITLTGAAPLDAYSSVLLLFPIVFLAGFMLTEPLTLPPRRWQQWLTAAVVAVVFSVPFSLGPLYTSPELALVVGNIVAFAVSRRPGVSLRLIGAAPLSPHATELRFEPSRPLRFEAGQYLELHVPHGADQRGMRRSFTIASAPSDPIVRLGMRMPDPGSTLKRTLRELKPGARVATTLIAGDFLLPRDRSIPLVLLAGGIGVTPFASQLAELTARGERRDVVVLVVPSNPGELLYRDVLEAAGARVVEVPLESLTRDALLELVPDLASRRGYVSGAPAVVSAGRAALRAAGAKRMQTDYFVGY; encoded by the coding sequence ATGAGAGCGACGATCGACGCCGTCACCGGCCGCGTGAGCATGTACCGACTGGCGACCGCGAGCCTCGTCGTGGTGCTCGCTCTCGGTGTCGTCCTCGCGTTCCTCGACATCATCGGGCCCGACCCGTACGCGATCCTCGGCACCGCAGGGGTCGTGCTCGTCGCCACTCTCGGCGCAAACGAGGTCGCGGCACGACTCGCGCGCGTCGTGCCGCACCGGGAGTCGAGCGTCATCACAGCGCTCATCATCGTGTGCCTCGTGCCGCCGAGCCTCGCCACGATGGCGCTCGTGGGCGCCGCCGCCGCCGGCATCATCGCGGCGCTGTCGAAGTACCTCATCGTGTGGCGCGGGCGGCATCTGCTCAACCCTGCCGCGACGGGCGTGCTCGTCGCGAGCCTCGCCGGGCTCACGATCGGCGCGTGGTGGATCGCGACTCCCGCCATGCTGCCCGTCGTCGCCCTCGGCGCCCTCCTGCTGCTCGACCGCACGCGGCGCCTCGACGTCGGGCTCGTCGCGATCGTGCTCACGGTCGCGATCATCGGTACGCGCATCACCCTCACGGGCGCGGCGCCGCTCGACGCCTACAGCTCGGTGCTGCTGCTGTTCCCCATCGTCTTCCTCGCCGGGTTCATGCTCACCGAGCCGCTCACCCTGCCGCCGCGACGCTGGCAGCAGTGGCTCACCGCGGCGGTCGTCGCCGTGGTGTTCTCGGTGCCCTTCAGCCTCGGCCCGCTCTACACCTCCCCCGAGCTGGCCCTCGTCGTGGGCAACATCGTCGCCTTCGCTGTCTCGCGCCGCCCCGGTGTCTCGCTGCGCCTCATCGGCGCGGCGCCCCTCTCGCCGCACGCGACCGAGCTGCGCTTCGAGCCCTCGCGGCCGCTGCGCTTCGAGGCGGGCCAGTACCTTGAGCTGCACGTGCCGCACGGAGCCGACCAGAGGGGAATGCGCCGCAGCTTCACGATCGCGTCGGCCCCGAGCGATCCGATCGTGCGCCTCGGCATGCGGATGCCCGACCCGGGCTCCACGCTCAAGCGAACCCTGCGCGAGCTCAAGCCGGGGGCCCGCGTGGCGACCACGCTCATCGCCGGCGACTTCCTGCTGCCCCGCGACCGGAGCATCCCGCTGGTCCTGCTCGCGGGCGGCATCGGCGTGACGCCGTTCGCCAGTCAGCTCGCCGAGCTCACGGCCCGCGGCGAGCGGCGCGACGTCGTCGTGCTGGTCGTGCCGTCGAACCCCGGCGAGCTGCTCTACCGCGACGTTCTCGAGGCGGCGGGAGCGCGCGTCGTCGAGGTGCCGCTCGAGAGCCTGACGCGGGATGCCCTGCTCGAGCTCGTGCCCGACCTCGCTTCTCGGCGCGGGTACGTCTCGGGTGCCCCTGCAGTGGTCTCCGCGGGGCGCGCGGCCCTTCGTGCGGCGGGTGCGAAGCGCATGCAGACCGACTACTTCGTCGGGTACTGA
- a CDS encoding FAD:protein FMN transferase — protein MASSRFDAIGVPWRLDVSGAHGGEHDGEHGVEADGELSDDDLAAVHARIERFDRDWSRFRTDSLVSRIARGAGSWTLPEDAVPMLDLYRELHDLTDGRLSPLAGASLEQLGYDATYRLEPRGAPRAAPRWGDALSLRETAAGLVLDCPAPVLLDVGAAGKGYLVDLVGDLLQARGAIETVVDASGDLRCWGERSIRVALENPANPAKAVGVVEVRGAALCGSASNRRAWGDGLHHIVDATTGRPVGGVIAAWAIAETALLADGLATALFLTEPARLAERFPFQWVRLFDDGRLEGSPDLSGELFA, from the coding sequence GTGGCGTCGAGCCGCTTCGACGCGATCGGGGTGCCATGGCGCCTCGACGTCAGCGGTGCGCACGGCGGCGAGCACGACGGTGAACACGGCGTTGAGGCCGACGGCGAACTCAGCGACGACGACCTCGCCGCCGTGCACGCGCGCATCGAGCGCTTCGACCGCGACTGGTCGCGCTTCCGCACCGACTCGCTCGTGAGCCGCATCGCGCGCGGGGCCGGCTCCTGGACCCTGCCCGAGGATGCTGTGCCGATGCTCGACCTCTACCGCGAGCTGCACGACCTCACCGACGGCAGGCTCAGCCCGCTCGCGGGCGCCTCGCTCGAGCAGCTCGGCTACGACGCGACCTACCGGCTCGAGCCGCGCGGCGCCCCGCGCGCTGCGCCGCGCTGGGGCGACGCCCTGAGCCTGCGCGAGACCGCGGCCGGGCTCGTGCTCGACTGCCCCGCCCCCGTGCTGCTCGACGTGGGCGCGGCCGGCAAGGGCTACCTCGTCGACCTCGTCGGCGACCTGCTGCAGGCCCGTGGCGCGATCGAGACCGTCGTGGATGCGAGCGGAGACCTGCGCTGCTGGGGCGAGCGCAGCATCCGTGTCGCTCTCGAGAACCCGGCCAACCCCGCGAAGGCGGTCGGCGTCGTCGAGGTGCGCGGCGCGGCCCTCTGCGGGTCGGCGTCGAACCGGCGCGCGTGGGGCGACGGCCTGCACCACATCGTCGACGCGACGACGGGCCGACCGGTCGGCGGAGTCATCGCGGCGTGGGCGATCGCCGAGACGGCGCTGCTCGCCGATGGGCTCGCGACGGCGCTCTTTCTCACCGAACCGGCGCGCCTGGCCGAGCGTTTCCCGTTCCAGTGGGTTCGATTGTTCGACGATGGCCGCCTCGAGGGCAGCCCCGACCTGTCAGGAGAGCTGTTCGCATGA
- a CDS encoding FMN-binding protein encodes MTRSTRPSAMPLYASAAGLTLLGTLAGCADAGATAGGTTPGDTSASYADGSYQANGTYTSPNGSENIIVAVTLEDDVVTEVEVTTNPNNPTTEFYQSAFAEGIAAEAVGVDIDLLDVTRVSGSSLTSGGFREAIASIKADALEG; translated from the coding sequence ATGACCCGCAGCACTCGGCCCTCCGCCATGCCGCTCTACGCCTCGGCAGCCGGCCTCACCCTCCTCGGCACCCTCGCCGGGTGCGCTGATGCGGGCGCGACGGCCGGCGGCACGACCCCTGGCGACACCTCGGCGAGCTACGCCGACGGCAGCTACCAGGCCAACGGCACCTACACCTCACCCAACGGCAGCGAAAACATCATCGTCGCGGTCACGCTCGAGGACGACGTGGTGACCGAGGTCGAGGTGACGACCAACCCCAACAACCCGACGACCGAGTTCTACCAGTCGGCCTTCGCCGAGGGCATCGCCGCCGAGGCGGTCGGCGTCGACATCGACCTGCTCGACGTCACGCGCGTCTCCGGCTCCTCGCTCACGAGCGGCGGGTTCCGCGAGGCCATCGCGAGCATCAAGGCCGACGCGCTCGAGGGCTGA
- the nagA gene encoding N-acetylglucosamine-6-phosphate deacetylase, with translation MTTTLLTGGRLLDAEGSRHGWVLLEGDRIAATGLTGQDAPPPAATTIDVAGRTITPGFIDLHGHGGGGAAYDNGPDEIRQALATHRAHGTTRSVISLVANPLDDVVASLGVVAALTESDPTVVGAHLEGPFLAIGRRGAHSPEFLRDPDEATVATLLEAGDGCIRQVTIAPELPGALDAVRQFVAAGVVVAVGHTEADEYLARAAFEAGATLVTHIFNAMPGIHHRDPGPIVAGFDDDSVTLELVLDGVHVHPSVAQMIFRAAPHRVALVTDAMAAAGGQDGYYQLGSLNVTVQNGLAVLNGTQTIAGSTLTQDVALRTAVTVAGIDEARAVEALTRTPAFVLGRDHEWGSLAAGFAADLVVLDDDWRTERVWANGVEVAR, from the coding sequence ATGACCACGACACTGCTCACCGGCGGCCGGCTGCTCGACGCCGAGGGGTCCCGGCACGGCTGGGTCCTCCTCGAGGGCGATCGCATCGCGGCGACCGGCCTGACGGGTCAGGATGCACCGCCTCCCGCCGCGACCACGATCGACGTCGCCGGCCGCACGATCACGCCCGGGTTCATCGACCTCCACGGGCACGGCGGCGGCGGTGCCGCGTACGACAACGGGCCGGACGAGATTCGCCAGGCACTCGCGACGCACCGCGCCCACGGCACGACCCGCTCGGTCATCTCGCTCGTCGCCAACCCCCTCGACGACGTCGTCGCGAGCCTCGGGGTGGTCGCGGCGCTCACGGAGAGCGACCCGACCGTCGTCGGCGCGCACCTCGAGGGCCCGTTCCTCGCGATCGGCCGCCGGGGCGCGCACTCCCCCGAGTTCCTCCGCGACCCGGACGAGGCCACCGTGGCGACCCTGCTCGAGGCGGGTGACGGTTGCATCCGGCAGGTCACGATCGCCCCCGAGCTGCCCGGAGCGCTCGACGCGGTGCGGCAGTTCGTCGCGGCGGGCGTCGTCGTCGCGGTCGGGCACACCGAGGCCGACGAGTACCTCGCGCGGGCCGCCTTCGAGGCGGGGGCGACGCTCGTGACGCACATCTTCAACGCCATGCCGGGCATCCACCACCGCGACCCTGGACCGATCGTCGCGGGCTTCGACGACGACAGCGTGACCCTCGAACTCGTGCTCGACGGGGTGCACGTGCACCCCTCGGTCGCCCAGATGATCTTCCGCGCCGCTCCGCACCGGGTCGCGCTCGTGACCGACGCGATGGCGGCCGCGGGAGGGCAGGACGGCTACTACCAGCTCGGCTCGCTCAACGTCACCGTGCAGAACGGTCTCGCCGTGCTCAACGGCACGCAGACGATCGCCGGCTCGACCCTCACGCAGGATGTCGCGCTGCGCACGGCCGTGACCGTCGCCGGTATCGACGAGGCGCGCGCGGTCGAGGCGCTCACCCGCACGCCGGCGTTCGTGCTCGGCCGCGACCACGAGTGGGGCTCGCTCGCGGCGGGCTTCGCCGCCGACCTCGTCGTCCTCGACGACGACTGGCGCACCGAGCGCGTCTGGGCGAACGGGGTCGAGGTCGCGCGGTAG
- the purU gene encoding formyltetrahydrofolate deformylase — MTSPLNHWIVTIVCDDRPGIVHAVTGAIVEAQGNITELQQFSGLESGRFFLRLQTETATDHEGLLAALQPVIENYGMECRVDRVGRPLRTLVLVSKAAHCLNDLLFRQRSGQLPVEIPLVLGNHPDLAELASFYDVPFESRPVTTADEKAAFEERVLRAVEEHDIELVVLARYMQILSPELCAALEGRIINIHHSFLPGFKGANPYRQAHQRGVKLIGATAHFVTSDLDEGPIIEQNVVRVDHSRSPAELVAIGQDEESRTLSQAVTWFAEDRVLLDGQRTIIFQ, encoded by the coding sequence GTGACAAGCCCCCTGAACCACTGGATCGTGACCATCGTCTGCGACGACCGGCCCGGCATCGTGCATGCCGTGACGGGAGCGATCGTCGAAGCGCAGGGCAACATCACCGAGCTGCAGCAGTTCTCGGGGCTCGAGAGCGGGCGCTTCTTCCTGCGCCTGCAGACCGAGACGGCGACCGACCACGAGGGGCTGCTCGCGGCACTGCAGCCGGTGATCGAGAACTACGGCATGGAGTGCCGCGTCGACCGCGTCGGTCGCCCCCTGCGCACGCTCGTGCTCGTCTCGAAGGCGGCGCACTGCCTCAACGATCTGCTGTTCCGCCAGCGCAGCGGGCAGCTGCCTGTCGAGATTCCGCTCGTGCTCGGCAACCACCCCGACCTCGCCGAGCTCGCGAGCTTCTACGACGTCCCCTTCGAGTCGCGGCCGGTCACGACCGCCGACGAGAAGGCGGCGTTCGAGGAGCGCGTGCTGCGCGCGGTCGAGGAGCACGACATCGAGCTCGTCGTGCTCGCCCGCTATATGCAGATCCTCTCCCCCGAGCTGTGCGCCGCGCTCGAGGGCCGCATCATCAACATCCACCACTCGTTCCTGCCGGGCTTCAAGGGTGCGAACCCGTACCGGCAGGCCCATCAGCGGGGTGTGAAGCTCATCGGTGCGACGGCGCACTTCGTCACGAGCGACCTCGACGAGGGCCCCATCATCGAGCAGAACGTCGTGCGGGTCGACCACTCGCGGTCGCCGGCCGAGCTCGTCGCGATCGGGCAGGACGAGGAGAGCCGCACCCTCAGCCAGGCGGTCACGTGGTTCGCGGAGGACCGAGTGCTCCTCGACGGCCAGCGGACCATCATCTTCCAGTAG
- a CDS encoding MFS transporter — MTHPTRPFPWVGLLTLSTAIFFMVTSEFLPTGLLPQIAADLDVSEAQVGLLITIFAGTVVLTTAPLAALTRRFERKHLLLAVLVLFAIANVGAAIAPDYALLVVARVLGGLAHGLFWAIAGAYSGHLVPRHQIARAVAVTSGGGTAAFVLGVPAGTALGTALGWRAAFGVIAAIVLVLLVLVVRFLPAVQHRPTLATGEITLPARRDPTFPAVLFICLLVLIVVGGQNVFYTYIAPFLIDSAGFAEASVGALLFVYGGAGAIGLVLAGFLGSRFPRGGLYGMLGVVAVSVAGVGLSAGVPLLVIVLLFVWGAAFGGIPTLLQTRLLHTASARVRDVGAALLTTAFNIGIGGGAAIGGALFVVLPTPALALVQAAIIGFGLALLVVVDLVRARRAPVAVADDDVADESSVPLITGSIVLPDHSQRGGREPR; from the coding sequence ATGACTCACCCCACTCGTCCGTTCCCCTGGGTCGGGCTGCTCACCCTCTCCACCGCGATCTTCTTCATGGTCACGAGCGAGTTCCTGCCCACCGGCCTGCTGCCGCAGATCGCCGCCGACCTCGATGTCTCCGAAGCCCAGGTGGGGCTGCTCATCACGATCTTCGCGGGCACGGTCGTGCTCACGACGGCGCCGTTGGCCGCCCTGACCCGCCGCTTCGAGCGCAAGCACCTGCTGCTGGCCGTGCTCGTGCTCTTCGCGATCGCCAACGTGGGCGCGGCGATCGCCCCCGACTACGCGCTCCTCGTCGTCGCCCGGGTGCTCGGCGGTCTCGCGCACGGTCTGTTCTGGGCGATCGCGGGCGCCTACTCGGGCCACCTCGTTCCTCGTCATCAGATCGCGCGGGCCGTCGCGGTCACGAGCGGTGGCGGCACCGCGGCGTTCGTTCTCGGCGTGCCGGCCGGTACTGCGCTCGGCACGGCCCTCGGCTGGCGTGCCGCGTTCGGCGTCATCGCCGCGATCGTGCTCGTGCTGCTGGTGCTCGTCGTGCGGTTCCTGCCGGCTGTGCAGCACCGCCCGACGCTCGCCACGGGCGAGATCACCCTGCCCGCCCGCCGCGACCCCACGTTCCCCGCCGTGCTGTTCATCTGCTTGCTCGTGCTCATCGTCGTCGGCGGCCAGAACGTCTTCTACACCTACATCGCCCCGTTCCTCATCGACTCGGCGGGCTTCGCGGAGGCGAGCGTCGGCGCGCTCCTGTTCGTCTACGGGGGCGCGGGGGCGATCGGCTTGGTCCTCGCCGGATTCCTCGGGTCTCGATTCCCCCGCGGGGGGCTGTACGGGATGCTCGGCGTCGTCGCCGTGTCGGTGGCAGGTGTCGGCCTCTCGGCGGGAGTGCCGTTGCTCGTCATCGTGCTGCTCTTCGTGTGGGGCGCCGCCTTCGGCGGCATCCCGACCCTCCTGCAGACGCGCCTGCTGCACACGGCGTCGGCGCGCGTGCGCGACGTGGGCGCCGCGCTGCTCACAACCGCGTTCAACATCGGCATCGGCGGCGGCGCCGCGATCGGCGGTGCGCTCTTCGTCGTGCTGCCGACGCCGGCCCTCGCGCTCGTGCAGGCCGCGATCATCGGGTTCGGTCTCGCTCTGCTCGTCGTCGTCGACCTGGTGCGCGCCCGCCGCGCTCCCGTCGCCGTCGCCGATGACGACGTGGCGGACGAGTCGAGCGTGCCGCTCATCACCGGGTCGATCGTGCTGCCCGATCACTCTCAGCGCGGCGGGCGAGAGCCGCGGTAG